A single Silvibacterium dinghuense DNA region contains:
- a CDS encoding M16 family metallopeptidase, whose product MTVSLRMHRFASPLLAATLCTGAGVGAAFAQQTTTVPPDAKAAHQPEPWTQIPIPPLAEFHPQQPKRIELKNGLVILLQEDHELPFIGGTITIRGGSRDVPAAKVGLVGLYGDTWRTSGTTAQDGDKLDDLLEAKAAKVETSGDIDSTGVSWSCLAKDEDQVFGIALDLLEHPAFKADKLTLAKQQAITGIVRRNDEVEEVAQREATKLVFGADSPYARQPEIATVMSVTLDDLKAWHEKTVAPNNIIVSVEGDFDPAEMEHKLRAAFEGMPRGTAWPKPGGEFPGPKPGLYVINKPDVNQSNVWIVGLGTERSNPDFYALAVMNEIFSGGFGSRLFQDVRTRLGLAYSVSGGYGASYDHPGMFYTTAMTKSASTVAATKAMLDQIDKLKTEPFTDAELQSAKDQLLNSFIFRVDSKDKVLTEASTLEFYGYPADFLEKYQKAIEAVTTADLARVAKKYIDPSKLAILVVGNQSEFGTPLSEMNMGQPHPVDITIPMPAAMRQQMEQQQGPGN is encoded by the coding sequence GTGACCGTTTCTCTTCGCATGCATCGCTTCGCATCCCCCCTTCTCGCAGCCACGCTCTGCACCGGTGCCGGGGTTGGCGCTGCGTTCGCTCAGCAGACCACGACGGTTCCGCCGGACGCCAAGGCGGCCCATCAGCCTGAACCATGGACCCAGATTCCGATCCCCCCGCTTGCGGAATTCCATCCGCAGCAGCCGAAGCGCATTGAGCTCAAGAATGGGCTCGTGATTCTCTTGCAGGAAGATCACGAACTGCCCTTCATCGGTGGCACCATCACCATCCGCGGCGGCTCACGCGATGTTCCCGCCGCCAAGGTCGGTCTCGTCGGCCTCTACGGTGACACATGGCGTACCAGCGGTACCACTGCACAGGACGGCGATAAACTCGACGACCTGCTCGAAGCCAAGGCCGCAAAAGTGGAAACCAGCGGCGACATCGACTCGACTGGCGTCTCCTGGTCCTGCCTTGCGAAAGACGAAGACCAGGTTTTCGGGATTGCTCTCGACCTGCTCGAGCATCCGGCCTTCAAGGCCGACAAGCTGACGCTGGCCAAGCAGCAGGCCATCACCGGCATCGTCCGCCGTAACGACGAAGTCGAGGAAGTTGCGCAGCGCGAGGCGACGAAGCTTGTCTTCGGTGCTGACAGCCCCTATGCGCGCCAGCCCGAGATTGCGACCGTCATGTCCGTGACGCTCGACGACCTGAAGGCATGGCATGAGAAGACCGTCGCACCCAACAACATCATCGTCTCCGTCGAAGGCGACTTCGACCCGGCAGAGATGGAGCACAAGCTCCGCGCGGCCTTCGAAGGCATGCCGCGCGGCACAGCGTGGCCCAAGCCCGGCGGCGAGTTCCCCGGACCCAAGCCCGGCCTCTACGTCATCAACAAGCCGGACGTGAACCAGAGCAATGTCTGGATCGTGGGTCTCGGTACCGAGCGCAGCAATCCTGACTTTTATGCGCTCGCCGTGATGAACGAAATCTTCTCCGGCGGCTTCGGCTCCCGTCTCTTCCAGGATGTCCGCACCCGCCTTGGCCTCGCTTACTCGGTGAGCGGCGGATATGGCGCCTCCTACGATCATCCCGGCATGTTCTACACCACCGCGATGACCAAGAGCGCCAGCACCGTAGCCGCAACCAAGGCCATGCTCGACCAGATCGACAAGCTCAAGACCGAGCCCTTCACCGATGCCGAGCTGCAGAGCGCGAAGGACCAGCTGTTGAACTCGTTCATCTTCCGCGTCGACAGCAAGGACAAGGTGCTCACCGAGGCCTCGACTCTCGAGTTCTACGGCTATCCGGCTGATTTTCTCGAGAAGTATCAGAAGGCCATCGAGGCAGTGACCACGGCCGATCTTGCCCGGGTGGCGAAGAAGTACATTGATCCCTCGAAGCTCGCCATTCTTGTGGTCGGCAACCAGTCGGAGTTCGGCACACCACTCTCCGAGATGAACATGGGCCAGCCTCACCCCGTCGACATCACCATCCCCATGCCCGCCGCCATGCGCCAGCAGATGGAGCAGCAGCAGGGACCGGGCAACTGA
- a CDS encoding glycosyl hydrolase family 79 C-terminal domain-containing protein, whose protein sequence is MNRRHFLRSATVSALAAPLGRAALAASGEQPLSITISDRTGCTVPRNFTGLSYELAQLTEPNFFSAENHGLVAAFRQLSPQGVLRLGGNSSEFCWFEATPSTPAPKLHIPPGNLTSNWMPHRLFAIPPQAIDHLAGFLEATGWQVIYGVNFGNSTPERAAVEAAYAAKRLGSSLLFFQIGNEPDFYRDANNGTRPAGWDFPDYAREWLAFARAIAAAVPGARFGGPDVGASSDWMTRFANEVAPQLGESLVAVTGHYYAEGPPDDPRVTSARLLAGNPALAKNTQAVVAAADAHHLVYRMTEGNSCYRGGKPGMSNAFASSLWAGDYLLELATLGCAGVNLHGGDSRFLTASLGDHTPGRDVAKGPDKRSGGFYTPIDSEQNQPVGLMPVAYGMFLAQQFAGATMLDVSFHPETHVTAYAAHTARGYQIAIFNKDESHPVDIAITAPQAVHRATAWRLAAPALDATSGITLAGASFDLHQPWQPRHTEKLPLHDGTAHIQLPAASAALVFFA, encoded by the coding sequence ATGAACCGCCGCCACTTCCTCCGCAGCGCGACTGTCTCCGCGCTCGCTGCACCGCTCGGACGCGCAGCCCTTGCCGCCAGCGGCGAGCAGCCGCTCTCGATCACCATCTCCGATCGCACCGGATGCACCGTCCCCCGCAATTTCACGGGGCTCAGCTATGAGCTTGCCCAGCTCACCGAACCCAACTTTTTCTCGGCGGAAAATCATGGCCTCGTCGCGGCCTTCCGCCAGCTCAGCCCACAAGGCGTGCTGAGACTCGGCGGCAACAGCAGCGAGTTCTGCTGGTTCGAGGCTACGCCTTCGACGCCTGCACCAAAGCTCCACATTCCGCCCGGCAATCTCACCTCCAACTGGATGCCGCACCGCCTCTTTGCCATCCCGCCGCAGGCCATCGATCACCTCGCCGGGTTTCTCGAAGCGACGGGCTGGCAGGTGATCTACGGCGTCAACTTCGGCAACAGCACACCGGAACGCGCCGCCGTCGAAGCCGCGTATGCAGCGAAGCGTCTCGGTTCCAGCCTTCTTTTCTTCCAGATCGGCAATGAGCCCGACTTCTATCGCGATGCGAACAACGGTACCCGTCCCGCGGGCTGGGACTTTCCCGACTATGCCCGTGAATGGCTGGCCTTTGCCCGCGCCATCGCGGCAGCCGTTCCCGGCGCCCGCTTCGGCGGACCGGACGTCGGCGCCTCGTCCGACTGGATGACCCGCTTCGCGAATGAGGTCGCCCCCCAACTCGGGGAAAGTCTGGTCGCCGTTACCGGCCACTACTACGCCGAAGGTCCTCCGGATGATCCGCGCGTGACCTCCGCACGCCTGCTCGCGGGCAATCCCGCGCTCGCGAAGAATACGCAGGCCGTTGTCGCCGCCGCGGATGCGCATCACCTTGTCTATCGCATGACCGAGGGCAACTCCTGCTATCGCGGCGGCAAGCCGGGTATGAGCAATGCTTTCGCCTCCTCACTCTGGGCGGGCGATTATCTTCTCGAACTGGCCACGCTCGGCTGCGCCGGCGTAAACCTGCACGGCGGCGACAGCCGTTTTCTCACTGCCAGTCTCGGGGACCACACGCCGGGACGCGATGTGGCGAAAGGTCCGGATAAACGCAGCGGCGGCTTCTATACGCCCATCGATTCGGAGCAGAATCAGCCCGTGGGCCTTATGCCCGTGGCCTACGGCATGTTTCTCGCCCAGCAGTTTGCCGGCGCCACCATGCTCGATGTCTCCTTTCATCCGGAGACCCATGTCACGGCCTACGCTGCACACACGGCCAGAGGTTATCAGATCGCTATCTTCAACAAGGACGAATCTCATCCAGTCGACATCGCCATCACAGCGCCGCAAGCTGTTCATCGTGCAACAGCATGGCGTCTCGCAGCCCCGGCACTCGATGCGACTTCCGGCATTACCCTTGCCGGAGCCTCCTTCGATCTCCATCAGCCCTGGCAGCCCCGGCACACTGAAAAGCTGCCACTCCATGACGGCACTGCACACATTCAGTTGCCTGCAGCCAGCGCCGCGCTCGTCTTTTTCGCATAA
- the glmU gene encoding bifunctional UDP-N-acetylglucosamine diphosphorylase/glucosamine-1-phosphate N-acetyltransferase GlmU, with protein MAAGKGTRLKSKRPKVLHEIGGEALLRHVIRAASHIVPPNDIYVVIGHQAAHVKDAVYDTGVHFIHQDEQLGTGHAIQMAEAAVRGYENILVLSGDVPLLKSSTIAQLRDFHILERAAMTILTAVPENPTGYGRVLRKAPGVHEVSAIVEQKALTSEQTHVGEINSGIYAFRTEPLFAHLGQLKTENAHRELYLTDMAGLLVQAGERVLAIEAGNPVEVLGANTIAEMMDLDRELRMETARRLMAQGVTILRPETTVIDAAVEVGPDTVIEPFVQLLGVTKIGEDCRIRSYSVVENTNIANHVIVRQGCILSGAHIDSGALIGPYAHIRPESRIGEGAHVGNFVETKKITLGKGSKANHLTYLGDAVIGEGTNIGAGTITCNYDGVNKHLTTIGDGVFVGSDTTLVAPISVGNGAYIAAGSSITEDVPEDALALARSRQTTKPGWATSKSAAAKKKLSLNS; from the coding sequence ATGGCTGCGGGAAAAGGCACCCGCCTCAAGTCCAAGCGACCGAAAGTCCTTCATGAAATCGGCGGCGAAGCTCTTCTGCGCCATGTCATCCGCGCTGCGAGCCACATTGTCCCTCCCAACGACATCTACGTGGTCATTGGCCACCAGGCTGCGCACGTCAAGGACGCGGTGTATGACACCGGCGTCCACTTCATCCATCAGGATGAACAGCTCGGCACCGGCCACGCCATCCAGATGGCGGAAGCTGCCGTACGCGGCTACGAAAACATCCTGGTCCTCTCCGGAGACGTGCCGCTGCTCAAGAGCAGCACCATCGCCCAGCTACGCGACTTTCATATCCTGGAGCGCGCCGCGATGACCATCCTCACCGCCGTGCCGGAGAACCCCACCGGCTATGGCCGCGTGCTGCGCAAGGCCCCCGGCGTCCATGAGGTCTCGGCCATCGTCGAGCAGAAGGCGCTCACATCCGAGCAGACTCACGTCGGCGAAATCAACTCCGGCATCTATGCCTTCCGGACCGAGCCGCTCTTCGCCCATCTTGGCCAGCTGAAGACCGAAAATGCCCACCGTGAGCTCTATCTCACCGACATGGCTGGTCTCCTTGTTCAGGCCGGGGAGCGCGTTCTCGCCATTGAGGCCGGCAATCCCGTCGAGGTTCTCGGAGCCAACACGATTGCCGAGATGATGGACCTCGACCGCGAGCTGCGCATGGAAACAGCACGCAGGCTGATGGCCCAGGGCGTCACCATCCTGCGTCCGGAAACCACGGTGATTGACGCCGCGGTCGAAGTCGGCCCCGACACCGTCATCGAGCCTTTCGTGCAGTTGCTCGGCGTGACGAAGATCGGCGAAGACTGCCGTATCCGCTCCTACTCTGTGGTCGAGAACACCAACATCGCCAATCACGTGATCGTTCGCCAGGGCTGCATCCTCAGCGGCGCCCACATCGATTCAGGCGCGCTGATTGGCCCTTATGCGCACATCCGCCCAGAGAGCCGGATCGGCGAAGGCGCTCACGTCGGGAATTTTGTCGAGACCAAGAAAATCACGCTCGGCAAGGGCTCGAAGGCCAACCACCTTACCTACCTCGGGGACGCGGTGATCGGCGAAGGCACCAACATCGGCGCCGGCACCATCACCTGCAACTATGATGGGGTGAATAAACACCTCACCACGATCGGCGACGGCGTCTTTGTGGGAAGCGACACCACCCTCGTCGCGCCGATCTCCGTCGGCAACGGTGCCTATATTGCCGCCGGCTCTTCGATCACCGAAGATGTGCCCGAAGATGCTCTGGCGCTGGCGCGCTCCCGCCAGACCACCAAGCCGGGCTGGGCCACAAGCAAAAGCGCCGCGGCAAAAAAGAAGCTGTCATTGAATTCCTGA
- a CDS encoding sigma-70 family RNA polymerase sigma factor — MAFTQRHAQRAEDRRRDIFDSHRHRVFALSYYMTGNEVDAEKLLGDTFIAAFRKTDEPTSQDVDAALVKHLQEQFPLRETGAPIQPEPGSSAPMGRNVKRTELEEALATLPPSERLLYLLRDVEGYTPAAIAQLLEMTEPQVNRGLFTARLRLRKALTAGRGGDNAAA; from the coding sequence GTGGCATTCACGCAGCGCCACGCTCAGCGCGCCGAGGACCGGCGCCGCGATATCTTCGACAGCCACCGGCACCGTGTTTTTGCCCTTTCCTATTACATGACTGGTAATGAGGTGGACGCCGAAAAGCTGCTGGGCGATACCTTCATCGCCGCTTTCCGCAAAACGGACGAGCCTACGTCCCAGGATGTGGATGCGGCCCTGGTGAAACACCTCCAGGAACAGTTTCCATTGCGCGAGACTGGAGCTCCAATTCAGCCCGAGCCGGGGAGCAGCGCACCGATGGGACGGAATGTGAAGCGCACCGAGCTCGAAGAAGCGCTCGCTACTCTGCCTCCCTCGGAGCGGCTGCTGTACCTGCTGCGTGACGTGGAAGGTTATACCCCCGCAGCCATCGCGCAATTACTCGAGATGACTGAACCGCAGGTGAACCGCGGTCTTTTCACCGCACGTCTGCGGCTGCGCAAGGCATTGACGGCCGGGCGAGGCGGAGACAACGCCGCAGCCTGA
- a CDS encoding HD domain-containing phosphohydrolase, with amino-acid sequence MTAERILIVDDEPYVRAVMCAMLEICNYEPILASNGLEAIEHLEKDAPYDLILSDIMMSGLDGIGLLERVRTLQPGVPMVMVTAIHDVDVAISAMRKGAYDYLLKPFEKEQLLATVKRALEYRRLVQQNAMYQQNLEQLVEARTEMLHRAMADLERSYDITLEALGDALDLKDAETEGHSKRVTAYTIALARAMNVDSAEIRTIARGAYLHDIGKMAIPDSILLKPGKLDLHEQAMMREHCLRGYQIVRKIPFLQGAAEIVYSHQEHYDGSGYPRGLRGEQIPLGARIFAVADTLDAITSDRPYRRANSFEAARKEIKRCSGTQFDPTVVKAFLSLPDKIWIDLRAEINRQDRLSPISFGNASQNKTPQATPQTGTDS; translated from the coding sequence ATGACGGCAGAACGCATCCTGATCGTCGACGACGAGCCCTACGTGCGCGCAGTCATGTGCGCCATGCTTGAGATTTGCAATTATGAGCCCATCCTCGCTTCGAATGGCCTGGAGGCCATCGAGCATCTCGAAAAAGACGCTCCCTACGACCTGATTCTCTCCGACATTATGATGAGCGGCCTCGATGGCATCGGCCTGCTTGAGCGCGTACGCACCCTCCAGCCTGGTGTGCCCATGGTCATGGTCACGGCCATCCACGATGTGGATGTGGCCATCTCCGCCATGCGCAAAGGCGCCTACGACTATCTGCTGAAGCCCTTTGAAAAGGAGCAACTTTTGGCCACCGTCAAGCGAGCCCTCGAATACCGCCGCCTGGTCCAGCAAAATGCCATGTACCAGCAGAATCTCGAGCAACTCGTCGAAGCGCGCACAGAAATGCTTCATCGCGCTATGGCCGATCTCGAGCGCTCCTATGACATCACCCTCGAGGCGCTTGGCGATGCCCTGGATCTCAAGGATGCCGAGACCGAAGGCCACTCCAAACGCGTTACCGCCTACACCATCGCCCTGGCCCGCGCCATGAATGTCGACTCCGCCGAAATCCGCACCATCGCCCGCGGCGCCTATCTGCACGACATCGGCAAAATGGCCATCCCGGATTCGATCCTGCTCAAGCCCGGTAAGCTCGACCTGCACGAGCAGGCCATGATGCGCGAGCATTGCCTGCGCGGCTACCAGATTGTCCGCAAAATTCCCTTTCTGCAGGGCGCGGCCGAGATCGTCTACAGTCACCAGGAGCACTATGACGGCTCCGGCTATCCGCGAGGGCTTCGCGGAGAACAGATTCCGCTCGGCGCCCGCATCTTTGCTGTTGCCGACACCCTCGACGCCATCACTTCAGACCGGCCCTACCGGCGCGCCAACTCCTTCGAAGCAGCCCGCAAAGAGATCAAACGCTGCTCCGGAACCCAATTCGACCCCACAGTCGTAAAGGCATTTCTCTCACTGCCGGACAAAATATGGATTGACCTGCGCGCCGAAATCAATCGTCAGGACCGGCTCAGCCCTATCTCTTTCGGCAACGCTTCACAAAACAAGACACCCCAGGCCACACCGCAGACCGGCACCGATTCGTAA
- a CDS encoding 4a-hydroxytetrahydrobiopterin dehydratase encodes MPVFTSEQVQLRLKEFPKWKLEHGEMVRNFEFPDFVAAMNFVHAVAEEAEHAGHHPDIDIRYNRVRLALVSHDAGGLTHRDFDLAAAIDAL; translated from the coding sequence ATGCCCGTCTTCACATCCGAACAAGTACAACTCCGCCTGAAAGAATTTCCTAAATGGAAGCTCGAACACGGAGAAATGGTCCGGAATTTTGAATTCCCGGACTTTGTCGCGGCCATGAATTTTGTCCACGCCGTCGCGGAAGAGGCAGAACACGCCGGGCACCATCCGGATATCGATATCCGCTATAACCGCGTCCGCCTCGCGCTTGTTTCCCATGACGCCGGCGGCCTCACGCATCGCGACTTCGATCTCGCGGCCGCCATCGACGCCCTTTAG
- a CDS encoding CYCXC family (seleno)protein produces MRRLLLTVTLALVTVAGYAQWSNPFDTIPAYHDAAPAKGEALPPILSGKQLTGPSFHYPWQVEVYHEAARIPKVLYQLPCYCRCDRALGHTSLHSCFSGTHGAECTTCAKEGAYAYKMTKLGKTPDEIRHGIEHGDYQQIDLDSLGSKAQASR; encoded by the coding sequence TTGCGCCGTCTATTGCTCACCGTTACTCTTGCTCTCGTCACAGTTGCCGGCTATGCCCAGTGGTCCAATCCTTTCGACACCATCCCGGCTTATCACGATGCGGCACCAGCGAAGGGCGAAGCGCTTCCTCCCATCCTCTCAGGCAAACAGCTTACCGGTCCCAGCTTCCATTACCCCTGGCAGGTCGAGGTTTATCACGAAGCAGCCAGGATTCCGAAGGTTCTCTACCAGCTTCCCTGCTATTGCCGCTGCGATCGCGCGCTCGGCCACACCAGCCTGCACAGCTGCTTCTCCGGAACACATGGTGCCGAGTGCACGACCTGCGCAAAGGAAGGTGCATACGCCTACAAGATGACAAAGCTCGGTAAGACTCCGGACGAGATCCGCCACGGCATCGAGCATGGCGACTATCAGCAGATCGATCTCGACAGTCTGGGCAGCAAGGCCCAGGCTTCGCGCTGA
- a CDS encoding ABC transporter permease has product MRAFFHKPALDGELEQEMASHLEFAVEENLRQGMSPEEARRQALVRFGGVTQVREQHREERGLPWLDGLTQDVRYTLRVLRKDRGFTAIAVLILALGIGANVAVFSVVNAILLRPLPFTDPDRLVWIAPPNSGHDLSSSTYSADAYDDLRAMNKSYTDVTGYYAFSSPDNVKLTEGHGQVTPLTLIGVAGNFFAVLGVQPMLGRWFNAEETRAGSDVVMLSYPLWMRRFGGDPNIVGKTIVLDGKPNPVIGVLPESFDFGAAFAPGSRVDMFGPISMDGIRMEGNTLTFIGRLKPGVTLGQARSEASTLFPKFYWSKKEPTSLGSYKDRGWPIPLKEHVSGEVRRPLIVLWSAVGMILVIVCVNLSNLLLARAAGRQKEFAMRIALGADRKRIVRQMLTESLILAATGAVFGLVLAWLLVLWLAHQGSIALPLLTSLRMDTAGLVWTLGITLITAVLFGLMPAFRISGKELQGSLKDSGQGMSAGRGHERLRAGLVIAEIALACILLVGAGLLLRSFLHVLNIDLGFTPAQAAAIRIDYNDGNDAEKRGAIVEEMLRRVNAIPGVEVAGITDNLPLERNRGWGISVKGADPKKERSSGTFVYLVTPGYLRSIGMRLREGRDFSWQDGPKSQKVAILNRAGAEAMWPGEDPIGRMASIGGEDVRIIGVIDDVHESNVEGKPGVQSYLQLTQFGPDDQSLVVRSKLPAGTLAPMVLNALRQVNPEQPATELRPIQQIVDHATSPRRFFVVLVASFAGLGLLLASLGIYGVISYGVTQQSKEIGIRMALGATMGRVQLGILRRTMLLAGIGLLVGGVLSLAVAKMIASLLYGTEPTDPVTFLGMILVLGLVALLAGYLPARRASRIDPLIALRTN; this is encoded by the coding sequence GTGCGGGCGTTTTTTCATAAGCCGGCGCTGGATGGTGAGCTGGAACAGGAGATGGCCTCGCACCTGGAGTTTGCCGTGGAGGAGAATCTGCGGCAAGGTATGTCGCCTGAGGAGGCGCGGCGGCAGGCGCTGGTGCGCTTTGGCGGCGTAACGCAGGTGCGCGAGCAGCATCGCGAAGAGCGCGGCTTGCCCTGGCTCGACGGCCTTACGCAGGACGTGCGCTACACGCTGCGCGTGCTGCGTAAGGACCGTGGTTTTACAGCGATTGCGGTGCTGATTCTCGCGCTCGGCATCGGTGCAAATGTAGCGGTGTTCAGCGTGGTGAATGCGATTCTGCTGCGGCCGCTACCCTTTACCGATCCGGACCGCCTGGTTTGGATCGCGCCGCCGAACAGTGGGCATGATCTTTCTTCATCGACGTATTCGGCCGATGCCTACGACGATCTGCGGGCAATGAATAAAAGCTACACGGATGTGACTGGCTATTATGCTTTTTCCTCGCCAGACAATGTGAAGCTGACGGAAGGACATGGGCAGGTGACTCCTCTGACGCTGATTGGCGTCGCCGGAAATTTCTTCGCGGTTCTCGGCGTGCAGCCGATGCTGGGAAGGTGGTTCAATGCGGAGGAGACACGCGCAGGCTCGGATGTGGTGATGCTCTCCTACCCGCTGTGGATGCGGCGTTTCGGCGGCGATCCGAATATTGTGGGCAAGACGATTGTGCTGGATGGCAAACCCAACCCGGTGATCGGCGTGCTGCCGGAGAGCTTCGACTTCGGAGCGGCATTTGCGCCGGGTTCGCGGGTCGACATGTTCGGTCCGATCAGCATGGACGGCATCCGGATGGAAGGGAACACGCTTACCTTCATCGGTCGACTGAAGCCCGGCGTCACGCTGGGGCAGGCGCGCAGCGAGGCGAGCACGCTTTTCCCGAAATTCTACTGGTCCAAGAAAGAGCCGACTTCGCTGGGTAGTTACAAGGACCGGGGCTGGCCGATTCCGCTGAAGGAGCACGTGAGCGGCGAGGTGCGCAGGCCGCTGATCGTGTTGTGGAGCGCGGTCGGGATGATCCTGGTGATCGTGTGCGTGAATCTGTCCAACCTGCTGCTGGCGCGCGCGGCCGGACGGCAGAAGGAATTCGCCATGCGCATTGCACTGGGCGCGGACCGGAAGCGGATCGTGCGCCAGATGCTGACGGAAAGCCTGATTCTCGCAGCGACCGGAGCGGTATTCGGACTGGTGCTGGCATGGCTGCTGGTCCTGTGGCTCGCACATCAGGGATCGATTGCGCTGCCGCTGTTGACCAGTCTGCGCATGGATACTGCAGGCTTGGTGTGGACATTGGGCATCACGCTCATCACCGCGGTGCTCTTTGGACTCATGCCGGCTTTCCGCATCTCCGGCAAGGAGCTGCAGGGATCGTTGAAGGATTCAGGACAGGGAATGAGCGCCGGACGCGGGCATGAGCGGCTGCGTGCCGGACTGGTGATCGCGGAGATTGCCCTGGCCTGCATTCTGCTCGTCGGTGCCGGGCTGCTGCTGCGCAGCTTCCTGCACGTGTTAAATATCGATCTCGGATTTACTCCGGCGCAGGCAGCGGCCATTCGCATCGATTACAACGATGGCAACGACGCAGAGAAGCGCGGTGCCATCGTTGAAGAGATGCTGCGGCGTGTGAACGCAATCCCAGGTGTCGAGGTGGCTGGTATTACGGATAATCTGCCGCTCGAGCGGAATCGCGGCTGGGGAATCTCCGTCAAAGGCGCAGATCCGAAGAAGGAACGCTCGTCGGGAACCTTTGTTTATCTGGTGACACCCGGCTATCTGCGGTCGATCGGCATGCGGCTGCGCGAAGGACGGGACTTTAGCTGGCAGGATGGACCGAAGAGCCAGAAGGTTGCCATCCTGAACCGAGCCGGCGCCGAGGCTATGTGGCCTGGCGAAGATCCCATCGGTCGAATGGCAAGCATCGGCGGTGAGGATGTCCGCATCATCGGCGTGATCGATGATGTCCACGAGAGCAACGTGGAAGGCAAGCCGGGCGTGCAGAGCTATCTGCAACTCACGCAGTTCGGTCCTGACGACCAGTCTCTGGTGGTGCGCAGCAAGCTGCCTGCGGGCACGCTTGCGCCGATGGTGCTCAATGCGCTCAGGCAAGTGAATCCTGAGCAGCCGGCAACAGAGCTGCGGCCGATTCAGCAGATTGTCGACCATGCCACCTCACCGCGCCGGTTCTTCGTTGTCCTGGTGGCGAGCTTCGCGGGATTGGGGCTGCTGCTGGCCTCGCTTGGCATCTATGGCGTGATTTCGTACGGCGTGACGCAGCAATCCAAGGAGATCGGGATACGGATGGCGCTCGGTGCAACCATGGGCCGGGTGCAGCTGGGAATCCTGCGGCGGACGATGCTGCTGGCGGGGATAGGGCTACTGGTGGGTGGCGTGCTCTCGCTGGCGGTGGCGAAGATGATCGCCAGCCTTCTCTACGGAACCGAGCCGACCGATCCGGTGACCTTTCTCGGGATGATCCTGGTGCTGGGGCTGGTTGCGCTGCTGGCGGGTTATCTGCCGGCCCGGCGAGCTTCGCGCATCGATCCCCTGATCGCGCTGCGGACTAACTGA
- a CDS encoding PadR family transcriptional regulator, translating to MGEAKLDLLQGTLDVMVLQTLVTMGAQHGYGIARRIEQVSGDEVLLNQGTIYASLVRLQQRGWIRAEWGLSDNNRKAKFYEITRAGRKQLAEHTAHWERLSRVMGRVLAMESEGGQ from the coding sequence ATGGGTGAGGCGAAGCTGGATTTGCTGCAGGGGACACTCGATGTCATGGTGCTGCAGACTCTGGTCACGATGGGAGCGCAGCACGGCTACGGAATTGCGAGGCGCATCGAGCAGGTGAGCGGCGATGAAGTGCTGCTGAATCAGGGGACGATCTATGCGTCTCTGGTGCGGCTGCAGCAGCGTGGCTGGATTCGCGCAGAGTGGGGTCTCTCTGACAACAACCGCAAGGCGAAGTTCTATGAGATCACCCGCGCCGGCCGGAAGCAGTTGGCTGAGCACACGGCGCACTGGGAGCGGCTCTCGCGGGTGATGGGCCGGGTTCTGGCGATGGAGAGCGAGGGAGGCCAGTGA
- a CDS encoding GNAT family N-acetyltransferase, which yields MQIRTATEADFEPLMHLINAAFEVEKFFKAGDRVDASMLRGYFQQGTFLLLETDRALTGAIFVEVKTPPDGEPKRAYFGLLSVSPHHQKSGIGRRLVAAAEEFARESGAWFMDITVVNLRTELPPIYEKLGYRITGTKPFPATQMPITQLCHFLCMTKELGHR from the coding sequence ATGCAGATTCGTACCGCTACCGAGGCCGATTTCGAGCCCCTGATGCACCTCATCAATGCAGCATTTGAAGTCGAGAAGTTCTTCAAAGCAGGTGATCGCGTAGACGCCTCCATGCTCCGCGGATATTTCCAGCAGGGCACCTTTCTTCTACTCGAGACTGACCGCGCACTGACAGGGGCTATCTTTGTCGAGGTGAAAACGCCGCCTGACGGCGAGCCGAAACGCGCCTATTTCGGCCTGCTTTCCGTCTCCCCCCATCACCAGAAATCCGGCATTGGACGCCGTCTGGTCGCCGCGGCCGAAGAGTTTGCCCGCGAGTCCGGCGCCTGGTTCATGGACATCACCGTGGTCAATCTCCGCACCGAGCTGCCGCCTATCTATGAGAAGCTCGGCTACCGCATCACCGGCACCAAGCCCTTCCCCGCCACGCAAATGCCCATCACCCAGCTCTGCCACTTTCTCTGCATGACGAAGGAGCTCGGCCACCGGTAG